The following coding sequences lie in one Arachis ipaensis cultivar K30076 chromosome B03, Araip1.1, whole genome shotgun sequence genomic window:
- the LOC107634053 gene encoding TIMELESS-interacting protein: MSATGCYKCGRPGHWSRDCPSSAPDQNPHSSADRNPPPPRPPPPPSSSKPYSGGGARFSAGSSKSAEKPKKVPRSRPKLTPDLLLSDDGLGYVLRYFPREFKYRGRGHEVQDLGNLLRMYTEWHSRLIPYYSFDEFVLKVEKVAATKRVKMCLRDLRERVANGGDPTKLNETPVGQEIPAEEQVNGEANHEERDLFSEPQNVNDMQEDMIEEFFNTATEEPSQSMQNEPDANTVSKSIATEETSNVIQDKEASMSGKDEITEEQRARMEENRLKALQRRAARATAISQAS; this comes from the exons atgtcgGCAACAGGTTGTTACAAGTGCGGCAGACCAGGCCACTGGTCTCGCGACTGCCCTTCTTCTGCTCCCGACCAAAACCCCCATTCCTCCGCCGATCGCAATCCTCCCCCTcctcgtcctcctcctcctccttcttcctccAAGCCTTATTCCGGTGGCGGAGCCAGATTTTCCGCCGGCAGTTCCAAATCCGCGGAGAAGCCTAAGAAGGTCCCCAGATCGAGGCCTAAGCTCACGCCGGATCTCCTCCTCTCCGACGACGGCCTCGGTTACGTCCTTCGCTACTTCCCTCGCGAGTTCAAATACCGCGGTCGCGGCCACGAG gTTCAGGATTTGGGGAATTTACTTCGGATGTACACAGAATGGCACTCTCGCTTGATACCTTATTACTCTTTTGATGAATTCGTTCTCAAAGTTGAGAAAGTTGCTGCTACTAAGCGCGTCAAG ATGTGCCTTAGAGATTTGAGAGAAAGAGTTGCAAATGGTGGAGATCCAACCAAATTAAATGAAACACCTGTCGGGCAAGAGATTCCGGCTGAAGAACAAG TCAATGGGGAAGCAAATCATGAAGAGCGAGATTTGTTTTCAGAACCCCAAAATGTTAATGACATGCAAGAGGATATGATTGAGGAGTTTTTCAATACAGCTACTGAA GAACCATCTCAATCAATGCAGAACGAGCCTGATGCCAACACAGTGTCCAAAAGCATTGCAACTGAAGAGACATCAAATGTAATCCAAGATAAGGAAGCCAGCATGTCTGGCAAAGATGAGATAACAGAAGAGCAGAGAGCACGAATGGAAGAAAATAGGTTGAAGGCACTCCAAAGGCGTGCTGCTCGAGCCACCGCCATATCACAGGCCTCTTGA
- the LOC110269357 gene encoding uncharacterized protein LOC110269357: MNMLVEIVKLNILADLAKNDPAWGHCKQVVESGKTILLCIYCEKLIRGGGIHRFKLHLSGKGGDVESCRKVPAAVRHQFHESIEELRSKKRKTQEQYAESYNACDDVEREFDEIERNEMQQQQKSRVPTPNSRKGKQVKGLQSYFPPTTTPGAQPTIKSVLQSKKIVEKCDIAIAKWMVDASVPFNAVNSAYYQPMIDAIASMGAGYKGPSYPRVRRYLLSKLVDDVRKMIDGYREIWKQTGCTIMADGWTDRCRRTLINFLVYCPKGTVFLKSVDASNISKTAENLFKLFRDVVLFVGPENVVYVVTDNAANYVAARRKLEEVSETMSQASMITKYINNHCHTLYLMKKFTGKREILRPAPTRFATNFIALQSILAQKDPLRAMVTSREFTSSAYSKEAKAKKFVDQVLDSKFWSQCTDIVKLTEPLVRVLRIVDSEDRPAMGFLYQAIYKAREEMVKRFQKRKKVVDPYLKILDTRWDAQLKKNLHAAGYWLNPAFRFNAGEFEKHKETISGLLDVIEKYAYDDPVLNSKLTSEKRIFKNAEKDFGRPSAIRERSTVMPGEISS; this comes from the exons atgaatatgcTTGTTGAAATTGTTAAGCTGAATATCCTTGCTGACTT agcAAAAAACGATCCTGCATGGGGTCATTGTAAACAAGTTGTGGAGTCTGGAAAAACAATTCTGCTATGCATATATTGTGAGAAGCTTATTAGGGGTGGAGGAATTCATCGGTTTAAGCTTCATTTGTCTGGAAAAGGAGGAGATGTTGAGTCTTGTCGAAAGGTGCCAGCTGCAGTGAGACACCAATTCCATGAAAGTATTGAAGAGCTtcgaagcaagaaaagaaaaactcaagaacaataTGCCGAAAGTTATAATGCTTGTGATGATGTTGAAAGAGAATTTGACGAGATCGAACGTAATGAgatgcaacaacaacaaaaatccaGGGTTCCAACACCtaactctagaaaaggaaaacaagtcAAAGGTTTACAATCCTATTTTCCACCGACAACAACACCTGGAGCTCAACCAACTATCAAAAGCGTTCTTCAAAGCAAAAAAATTGTGGAGAAGTGTGATATTGCTATTGCGAAATGGATGGTGGATGCCTCTGTTCCATTTAATGCGGTTAATTCAGCTTACTATCAGCCAATGATTGATGCTATTGCAAGCATGGGTGCAGGGTATAAAGGGCCAAGTTATCCAAGAGTCCGTAGGTATTTGTTGAGTAAATTAGTTGATGATGTGAGGAAAATGATTGATGGTTATCGTGAGATTTGGAAGCAAACTGGATGCACTATTATGGCCGATGGATGGACTGATCGTTGTAGGCGtactttgattaattttttagtttattgtCCTAAAGGAACTGTTTTTCTAAAGTCGGTTGATGCTTCTAATATCTCAAAAACTGCTGAAAATTTGTTTAAGTTGTTTAGGGATGTTGTATTGTTTGTTGGTCCTGAGAATGTTGTATATGTAGTGACGGATAATGCTGCAAATTATGTTGCTGCTAGAAG aaagttagaggaagtgaGTGAAACTATGTCACAAGCTTCAATGATAACGAAGTATATCAATAATCATTGCCATACTTTATACTTGATGAAAAAGTTCACAGGTAAACGAGAAATACTTCGTCCAGCTCCAACTCGGTTTGCTACTAATTTCATTGCTTTGCAAAGTATTTTAGCTCAAAAGGATCCTTTGAGAGCTATGGTTACTTCTAGAGAATTTACAAGCTCGGCTTACTCCAAAGAAGCCAAAGCTAAGAAATTCGTGGATCAAGTCTTGGATTCTAAATTTTGGAGTCAATGCACTGATATTGTTAAGCTTACTGAGCCACTTGTTCGTGTTTTACGTATTGTGGATAGTGAAGACAGACCTGCCATGGGTTTTCTTTATCAAGCTATTTATAAGGCTAGAGAAGAAATGGTGAAGAGGTTTCAGAAAAGAAAGAAGGTTGTTGATCCTTATTTGAAGATTTTGGATACCCGTTGGGATGCACAACTTAAGAAAAATCTTCATGCCGCTGGTTATTGGTTAAATCCAGCTTTTCGATTTAATGCTGGAGAATTTGAAAAGCACAAAGAAACGATTTCTGGCTTGTTGGATGTCATTGAGAAATATGCTTATGATGATCCTGTATTGAATTCTAAGCTGACAAGTGAGAAGAGGATCTTTAAGAATGCTGAGAAAGATTTTGGAAGACCCTCTGCAATACGTGAACGAAGCACTGTTATGCCAGGTGAAATTTCTTCATAA
- the LOC110269567 gene encoding uncharacterized protein LOC110269567, which yields MRNQVYDPICLDAFEDHSEWILEDSPPFLTPEEIDALRNDLANMSLQSPLDDLDQLDLEDDRDEDGANNSVENANQNETNQDVAPHLSDEEQLADFEITPWI from the exons ATGAGAAACCAAGTTTATGATCCAATTTGTCTTGATGCATTTGAGGATCATTCGGAATGGATACTGGAAGATTCACCACCATTTTTAACTCCTGAAGAAATTGATGCTTTACGAAATGATCTTGCAAATATGTCTCTTCAATCACCTTTAGATGATTTAG ATCAATTGGATTTGGAAGATGATCGGGATGAAGATGGAGCTAATAATTCTGTGGAAAATGCAAATCAAAATGAAACCAATCAGGATGTAGCTCCACATTTGTCAGATGAAGAGCAACTTGCCGACTTTGAAATCACTCCTtggatttag